From a single Hippopotamus amphibius kiboko isolate mHipAmp2 chromosome X, mHipAmp2.hap2, whole genome shotgun sequence genomic region:
- the LOC130841673 gene encoding cyclin-dependent kinases regulatory subunit 2-like, producing the protein MAHKQIYYSDKYFDEHYEYWHVMLPRELSKQVPKTHLMSEEEWRRLGVQQSVGWVHYMIHEPEPHILLFRLPLPKDQQKWSISGDHQLNLFQI; encoded by the coding sequence ATGGCCCATAAGCAGATCTACTACTCGGACAAGTACTTCGATGAGCACTACGAGTACTGGCATGTCATGTTACCCAGAGAACTTTCCAAACAAGTACCCAAAACCCATCTGATGTCTGAAGAGGAGTGGAGGAGACTTGGTGTCCAACAGAGTGTAGGCTGGGTTCATTACATGATTCATGAGCCAGAACCACACATTCTTCTCTTTAGACTACCTCTTCCAAAAGATCAACAAAAATGGAGTATATCTGGGGATCATCAAttaaatctttttcaaatttaa